In Ilumatobacter fluminis, the following proteins share a genomic window:
- a CDS encoding acyl-CoA dehydrogenase family protein, with product MNFDLPDDLAAYLDELDDFIEQVIKPMEERDDNIRFFDHRREDARTDWERGGLPNDEWYALLREAKLAADDAGHFRYALPSEFGGKDGTNLGMAVIREHLARKGLGLHNDLQNEHSIVGNNVGLLLMMHYGTDEQKAEWMEPLARLETGFAFGITELDHGSDATHMDTRAVRDGDDWIINGNKTWNTGIDTAPYDLIFARTSGEDGDGTGITAFLVPTDSPGFEIEEFLWTFNMPTDHATISLTDVRVPNSAIFGGEGKGLQVVQHFFNENRIRQAASSLGAAEFCIDQSIEYAKERKPFGKPLSQNQAIQFPLVELQTQCEMLRALIQKTAWQMDTYGVWSVSDKVSMCNYWSNRLCCEAADRAMQVHGGLGYSRHKPFEHIYRHHRRYRITEGTEEIQMRRVAGYMFGYMGQRAPKGVKE from the coding sequence GTGAACTTCGATCTGCCCGACGACCTGGCGGCCTATCTCGACGAGCTCGACGACTTCATCGAGCAGGTCATCAAGCCGATGGAGGAGCGCGACGACAACATCCGCTTCTTCGACCACCGCCGCGAAGACGCCCGTACCGACTGGGAACGCGGTGGCCTCCCCAACGACGAGTGGTACGCGCTCCTGCGCGAAGCGAAGCTCGCCGCCGACGACGCCGGCCACTTCCGGTACGCGCTCCCGAGCGAATTCGGCGGCAAGGACGGCACGAACCTCGGCATGGCCGTGATCCGTGAGCACCTCGCCCGCAAGGGCCTCGGCCTCCACAACGACCTGCAGAACGAACACAGCATCGTCGGCAACAACGTCGGCCTGCTCCTGATGATGCACTACGGCACCGACGAGCAGAAGGCCGAGTGGATGGAGCCGCTCGCCCGACTCGAGACCGGCTTCGCGTTCGGCATCACCGAACTCGACCACGGCTCCGACGCCACCCACATGGACACCCGCGCCGTCCGCGACGGCGACGACTGGATCATCAACGGCAACAAGACGTGGAACACCGGCATCGACACGGCGCCCTACGACCTGATCTTCGCCCGCACCAGCGGCGAGGACGGCGACGGCACCGGCATCACCGCCTTCCTCGTCCCGACCGACTCGCCGGGGTTCGAGATCGAGGAGTTCCTGTGGACGTTCAACATGCCGACCGACCACGCCACGATCTCGCTCACCGACGTGCGCGTGCCGAACTCGGCGATCTTCGGCGGTGAGGGCAAGGGCCTGCAGGTCGTGCAGCACTTCTTCAACGAGAACCGCATCCGCCAAGCCGCCTCCAGCCTCGGCGCAGCGGAGTTCTGCATCGACCAGTCGATCGAGTACGCCAAGGAACGCAAGCCGTTCGGCAAGCCGCTGTCGCAGAACCAGGCGATCCAGTTCCCCCTCGTCGAACTACAGACCCAGTGCGAGATGCTGCGGGCCCTCATCCAGAAGACGGCGTGGCAGATGGACACCTACGGCGTGTGGTCGGTGTCGGACAAGGTCTCGATGTGCAACTACTGGTCGAACCGGTTGTGCTGTGAAGCGGCCGACCGGGCGATGCAGGTGCACGGCGGCCTCGGCTACTCCCGCCACAAGCCGTTCGAGCACATCTACCGACACCACCGCCGCTACCGGATCACCGAAGGCACCGAGGAGATCCAGATGCGACGCGTCGCCGGCTACATGTTCGGCTACATGGGCCAGCGCGCCCCGAAGGGCGTCAAGGAGTAG
- a CDS encoding glycine cleavage T C-terminal barrel domain-containing protein, translated as MTTSVPDLVAAIGPRVRTSPFFPATVRAGVTAVSTYNHMWLPMSYGDPEREYERLTTGVSMWDVAAQRHTEVSGPDADAVVELVTAVDTSDTDRCRAIYAPMCDHDGRLINDPVLFHWHDGTWRFSISDSDVRLWLQAIIRAHEFRAQVAELDTATLAIQGPKAGDVIDALGFGWFDELDQFEQRPTPMRLDDGPAVEVVVSKSGWSTQGGCEIFLDDATRAVDLWNTVSAAGEPFDIGPGAPNATERIENVLLSYGTDTGYDADPIELGLTDHLDLDRPDFIGQAALRRIRDDGPKRRLRGVVIDGDDIGVLQQPVPFTIGGDRVGLLRAATHSPRFESNIGLALLDASCTPGDVGSVELDDGQRTARLVELPFADSLED; from the coding sequence GTGACCACGTCCGTTCCCGATCTCGTCGCCGCCATCGGACCCCGAGTCCGCACCTCTCCGTTCTTCCCGGCCACCGTACGCGCCGGCGTCACGGCCGTGTCGACGTACAACCACATGTGGCTCCCGATGAGCTACGGCGACCCGGAGCGTGAGTACGAGCGCCTCACCACCGGCGTGTCGATGTGGGACGTCGCTGCTCAGCGCCACACCGAGGTGAGCGGACCCGACGCCGACGCCGTCGTCGAACTCGTCACGGCCGTCGACACGAGCGACACCGACCGGTGCCGTGCGATCTACGCACCGATGTGCGACCACGACGGTCGCCTCATCAACGACCCGGTCCTGTTCCACTGGCACGACGGAACGTGGCGCTTCTCGATCTCCGACTCCGACGTGCGCCTCTGGCTCCAGGCGATCATCCGCGCCCACGAGTTCCGCGCTCAGGTCGCCGAGCTCGACACCGCCACACTCGCCATCCAAGGACCGAAGGCGGGCGACGTGATCGACGCACTCGGCTTCGGATGGTTCGACGAACTCGACCAGTTCGAGCAGCGGCCCACCCCGATGCGGCTCGACGACGGGCCCGCCGTCGAGGTGGTCGTCAGCAAGTCGGGCTGGAGCACCCAAGGCGGCTGCGAGATCTTCCTCGACGACGCGACGCGGGCGGTCGACCTGTGGAACACCGTCTCCGCCGCCGGCGAACCGTTCGACATCGGACCGGGCGCACCGAACGCGACCGAGCGGATCGAGAACGTGCTCCTGTCGTACGGGACCGACACCGGCTACGACGCCGACCCGATCGAACTCGGCCTCACCGACCACCTCGATCTCGACCGCCCCGACTTCATCGGACAGGCGGCCCTGCGTCGCATCCGCGACGACGGACCGAAGCGACGTCTGCGAGGTGTCGTGATCGACGGCGACGACATCGGCGTGCTGCAGCAACCCGTGCCGTTCACGATCGGCGGCGACCGCGTCGGGCTGCTCCGTGCGGCGACCCACTCGCCCCGGTTCGAGAGCAACATCGGACTCGCTCTGCTCGACGCCTCCTGCACACCCGGCGACGTCGGATCGGTCGAGCTCGACGACGGGCAGCGCACCGCACGGCTGGTCGAGCTGCCGTTCGCCGACTCGCTCGAAGACTGA
- a CDS encoding methylenetetrahydrofolate reductase, with product MVHGPCGGVTPDLGCEVDGRPCPFVDAVVTEAAVEVIHRARPVDLGRFVIDLRLPTDDAVLAEVAAIYRDVGAIVLVGEHVDDPDDAAPHHHADRLAEMGLPCVVTVTGRRRSPDQHRAEIERLVAAGVRAVHCITGDHPAARFGPDATATFTLDGAQLAGIARSAGAHVSVAESPIAPPGDRRAERVAMKERAGADVVILNHAGAPQAVAEFADGCGAAGASLAVVAPVPVMTDVSSARALSQFPGVALPDGLADRILASDDPVETGVAAAVELGDELLSDDRFAAINLSGSATAAGPVERARLMASVAERLR from the coding sequence ATGGTCCACGGACCGTGCGGTGGGGTCACACCCGACCTCGGGTGCGAAGTCGACGGCCGCCCGTGCCCGTTCGTCGATGCCGTGGTGACCGAGGCCGCCGTCGAGGTCATACACCGGGCGCGCCCGGTCGACCTCGGACGCTTCGTGATCGATCTGCGTCTCCCGACCGACGACGCGGTCTTGGCCGAGGTCGCCGCCATCTACCGAGACGTGGGTGCGATCGTGCTGGTGGGCGAACACGTCGACGACCCCGACGACGCGGCACCCCATCATCACGCCGACCGGCTCGCCGAGATGGGCCTGCCGTGCGTGGTCACCGTCACCGGACGTCGCCGCTCACCCGACCAGCACCGTGCCGAGATCGAGCGACTCGTCGCCGCCGGGGTGCGTGCCGTGCACTGCATCACCGGCGACCACCCGGCCGCGCGTTTCGGACCGGACGCGACGGCCACGTTCACCCTCGACGGGGCCCAGCTCGCCGGGATCGCACGATCCGCGGGCGCTCACGTCTCCGTCGCCGAGAGCCCGATCGCCCCACCCGGCGATCGGCGCGCCGAACGCGTGGCGATGAAGGAGCGCGCCGGCGCCGACGTCGTCATCCTCAACCACGCCGGTGCGCCGCAGGCGGTCGCCGAGTTCGCAGACGGGTGCGGTGCGGCCGGTGCCTCGCTCGCCGTCGTCGCCCCGGTCCCGGTGATGACCGATGTGTCGTCGGCGCGAGCACTGTCGCAGTTCCCCGGCGTCGCGCTGCCCGACGGCCTGGCCGACCGGATCTTGGCCAGCGACGATCCCGTCGAGACAGGCGTCGCCGCCGCCGTCGAGCTCGGCGACGAACTGCTCTCCGATGACCGGTTCGCGGCGATCAACCTGTCGGGCTCCGCAACAGCGGCCGGCCCGGTCGAGCGCGCCCGCCTCATGGCGTCGGTCGCCGAGCGCCTCCGCTGA